One bacterium DNA segment encodes these proteins:
- the ndk gene encoding nucleoside-diphosphate kinase: protein MERTFAMVKPDATGRGLAGKILSRIEKEGFRILAMRLVRMTKAEAEGFYAVHRERPFFGDLTAFMSSGATVVLALERENAIKHWRDVMGATNPADAAEGTLRKEFAESIERNSTHGSDAPETAAFELSYWFPGVDLG, encoded by the coding sequence TGGAACGTACGTTTGCGATGGTCAAGCCGGATGCCACCGGGCGCGGGCTGGCCGGGAAGATTCTTTCGCGGATTGAAAAGGAAGGTTTCCGGATTCTGGCCATGCGCCTGGTGCGGATGACGAAGGCCGAGGCGGAGGGCTTTTACGCCGTCCACCGCGAGCGTCCTTTTTTCGGCGACCTGACCGCCTTCATGTCCTCGGGGGCGACGGTTGTGCTGGCGCTCGAGCGCGAGAACGCCATCAAGCACTGGCGCGACGTGATGGGGGCGACGAACCCCGCGGATGCGGCCGAGGGAACCCTTCGCAAGGAGTTCGCCGAGAGCATCGAGCGCAACTCGACTCACGGCTCGGATGCGCCCGAGACGGCGGCGTTTGAACTTTCCTACTGGTTTCCCGGCGTCGATCTCGGATAA